A single genomic interval of Daucus carota subsp. sativus chromosome 1, DH1 v3.0, whole genome shotgun sequence harbors:
- the LOC135150715 gene encoding large ribosomal subunit protein uL2cz/uL2cy gives MAIHLYKTSTPSTRNRTVDSRVKSNPRNNLIYGQHRCGKGRNARGIITAGHRGGGHKRLYRKIDFRRNEKDIYGRIVTIEYDPNRNAYICLIHYGDGEKRYILHPRGAIIGDTIVSGTEVPIKMGNALPLRVLIDQKEESTSTDMPLGTAIHNIEITRGRGGQLARAAGAVAKLIAKEGKSATLKLPSGEVRLISKNCSATVGQVGNVGVNQKSLGRAGSKRWLGKRPVVRGVVMNPVDHPHGGGEGRAPIGRKKPTTPWGYPALGRRSRKRNKYSDNLILRRRSK, from the exons ATGGCGATACATTTATACAAAACTTCTACCCCGAGCACACGCAATCGAACCGTAGACAGTCGAGTGAAATCCAATCCACGAAATAATTTGATCTATGGACAGCATCGTTGTGGGAAAGGTCGTAATGCCAGAGGAATCATTACCGCAGGGCATAGAGGGGGAGGTCATAAGCGTCTATACCGTAAAATAGATTTTCGACGGAATGAAAAAGACATATATGGTAGAATCGTAACCATAGAATACGACCCTAATCGAAATGCATACATCTGTCTCATACACTATGGGGATGGTGAGAAGAGATATATTTTACATCCCAGAGGGGCTATAATTGGAGATACCATTGTTTCTGGTACAGAAGTTCCTATAAAAATGGGAAATGCCCTACCTTTGA GGGTTTTGATTGATCAAAAAGAAGAATCTACTTCAACCGATATGCCCTTAGGCACGGCCATACATAACATAGAAATCACACGTGGAAGGGGTGGACAATTAGCTAGAGCAGCGGGTGCTGTAGCGAAACTGATTGCAAAAGAGGGGAAATCGGCCACATTAAAATTACCTTCTGGGGAGGTCCGTTTGATATCCAAAAACTGCTCAGCAACGGTCGGACAAGTGGGGAATGTTGGGGTGAACCAGAAAAGTTTGGGTAGAGCCGGATCTAAGCGTTGGCTAGGTAAGCGTCCTGTAGTAAGAGGAGTCGTTATGAATCCTGTAGACCATCCACACGGGGGTGGTGAAGGTAGGGCCCCAATTGGGAGAAAAAAACCCACAACCCCTTGGGGTTATCCTGCACTTGGGAGAAGAAGTAGAAAAAGGAATAAATATAGTGATAATTTGATTCTTCGTCGCCGTAGTAAATAG
- the LOC135150666 gene encoding protein Ycf2, with product MKGHQFKFWIFELREILREIKNSHYFLDSWTQFNSVGSFIHIFFHQEHFIKLFDPRIWSILLSRNSQGSTSNRYFTIKGVVILFVVAVLIYRINSRNMVERKNLYLIGLLPIPMNSIGPRNDTLEESVGSSNINRLIVSLLYLPKGKKISESCFLNPKESTWVLPITKKCSMPESNWGSRWWRNWIGKKRDSSQLKGSSDQSRDPLDSISNEDSEYHTLINQRKIQQLKERSILWDPSFLQTERTEIESDRFPKSLSGYSSMSRLFTEREKQVINHLLPEEIEEFLGNPTRSVRSFFSDRWSELHLGSNPTERSTRDHKLLKKQQDLSFVPSRRSEKKEMVNIFKIITYLQNTVSIHPISSYPGCDMVPKDEPDMDSSNKISFLNKNPFLDLFHLFHDRNMGGYTLHHDFESEERFQEMADLFTLSITEPDLVYHKGFAFSIDSYGLDQKQFLNEVFNSRDESKKKSLLALPPFFYEENESFYRRIIKKWVRISCGNDLEDPKPKKMVFASNNLNVLNRFFLMNRSDRNFEYGIQRDQIGKDTLNHRTRMKYMINQHLSNLKKSQKRWFDPLILISRTERSTNRDPDAYRYKWSNGSNNFQEHLDHFVSERKSRFRVVFDRLRINQYSIDWSEVIDKKGLSKPFRFFLSKSLLFLSKSLLFLSKFLFFLSNSLPFFFVSFGNIPIHRSEIYIYELKGPNDQLCNQLLESIGLQIVHLKKLKPFLLDDHDTSQKSKFLINGGTISPFLFNKIPKWMIYSFHTRNNRRKSFANTDSYFSTIFHDQDYWLNPVKPFHRSSLISSFYKANQLRFLNNPHHFCFYCNKRFPFYVEKARINNSDFTYGQFLNILFIHNKIFSLCVGKKKHAFWGRDTISPIESRVSNIFIPNDFPQGGGDETYNLYKSSHFPSRSDPFVRRAIYSIADISGTPLTEGQIVNFERTYCQPLSDLNLSDSEGKNSHQYLNFNSNMGLIHTPCSEKYLPSEKRKNRSLFLKKYVEKGQMYRTFQRDSAFSTLSKWNLFQTYIPWFLTSTGHKYLNWIFLDTFSGLLPIHLLPIHRLPILSSSQKFVSIFHDIMHVLDISWRILQKKLGLPQRNPIRKISSKCLHNLLLSEEMIHRNNESPLISTHLRSPNVREFLYSILFLLLVAGYLVRTHLIFVSRASSELQIEFEKVKSLMISSYMIELRKLLDRYPTSEPNSFWLKNLFLVALEQLGDSLEEIWGFASGGNMLLGGDSAYGVKSIRSKKKYLNINLIDLISIIPNPISRITFSRNTRHLSHTSKEIYSLIRKRKNVNGDWIDDKIESWVANSDSIDDEEREFLVQLSTLTTEKRIDQILLSLTHSDHLSKNDSGYQMIEQRGAIYLRYLVDIHKKYLMNYEFNTSCLAERRIFLAHYQTITYSQTSCGANSFHLPSHGKPFSLRLALSPSRGILVIGSIGTGRSYLVKYLATNSYVPFITVFLNKFLDNLSEDIDASEDIDASEDIDASEDIDASDDIDRDLHTELELLTMDMMSEKDRFYITLQFELAKAMSPCIIWIPNIHDLDVNESNYFSLGLLVNHLSRDCERCSTRNILVIASTHIPQKVDPALIAPNKLNTCIKIRRLLIPQQRKHFFTLSYTRGFRLEKKMFHTNGFGSITMGSNARDLVALTNEALSISITQKKSIIDTNTIRSAFHRQTWDLRSQVRSVQDHGILFYQIGRAVAQNVLLSNCPIDPISIYIKKKSCNEGDSYLYKWYFELGTSMKKLTILLYLLSCSAGSVAQDLWSLPGPDERNGITSYGLVENDSDLVHGLLQVEGALVGSSRTEKDCSQFDNDRVTLLLRPEPRNPLDMMQNGSCSILDQRFLYEKNESEFEEGEGALDPQQIEEDLFNHIVWAPRIWHPWGILFDCIERPNELGFPYWSRSFRGKRILYDEEDELQENDSEFLQSGTMQYQTRDRSSKEQGFFRISQFIWDPADPLFVLFKDQSSVSVFSHRELFADEEMSKGLLTSQTDPPTSIYKRWFIKKTQEKHFELLINRQRWFRTTSSLSNGSFRSNTLSESYQYLSNLFLSNGTLLDQMTKTLLRKRWLFPDEMKIGFMEQEKDFPFLSRKVMWP from the coding sequence ATGAAAGGACATCAattcaaattctggattttcgaATTAAGAGAGAtattgagagagatcaagaattCTCACTATTTCTTAGATTCATGGACCCAATTCAATTCAGTGGGATCTTTCATTCACATTTTTTTCCACCAAGAACATTTTATAAAACTTTTTGACCCCCGAATTTGGAGTATCCTACTTTCACGCAATTCGCAGGGTTCAACAAGCAATCGATATTTCACGATCAAGGGTGTAGTAATACTCTTTGTAGTAGCGGTCCTTATATATCGTATTAACAGTCGAAATATGGTcgaaagaaaaaatttatatttgatagGACTTCTTCCTATACCTATGAATTCCATTGGACCCAGAAATGATACATTGGAAGAATCCGTCGGGTCTTCCAATATCAATAGGTTGATTGTTTCCCTCCTGTATCTTCCAAAAGGAAAAAAGATCTCTGAGAGTTGTTTCCTGAATCCGAAAGAGAGTACTTGGGTTCTCCCAATAACTAAAAAGTGTAGCATGCCTGAATCTAACTGGGGTTCGCGGTGGTGGAGGAACTGGATCGGAAAAAAGAGGGATTCTAGCCAATTGAAAGGATCTTCTGATCAATCCAGAGATCCTTTGGATTCCATTAGTAATGAGGATTCGGAATATCACACATTGATCAATCAAAGAAAGATTCAACAACTAAAAGAAAGATCGATTCTTTGGGATCCTTCCTTTCTTCAAACGGAACGAACAGAGATAGAATCAGACCGATTCCCGAAAAGCCTTTCTGGATATTCCTCAATGTCCCGGCTATTCACGGAACGTGAGAAGCAGGTGATTAATCATCTGCTTCCGGAAGAAATCGAAGAATTTCTTGGGAATCCTACAAGATCCGTTCGTTCTTTTTTCTCTGACAGATGGTCAGAACTTCATCTGGGTTCGAATCCTACTGAGAGGTCCACTAGAGATCATAAATTGTTGAAGAAACAACAAGATCTTTCTTTTGTCCCTTCGAGGCGGTCGGAAAAGAAAGAAATGGTTAATATATTCAAGATAATtacatatttacaaaataccGTCTCAATTCATCCTATTTCATCATATCCGGGATGTGATATGGTTCCGAAGGATGAACCGGATATGGACAGTTCCAATAAGATTTCATTCTTGaacaaaaatccatttcttgatttatttcatCTATTTCATGACCGGAACATGGGAGGATACACGTTACACCATGATTTTGAATCAGAAGAGAGATTTCAAGAAATGGCAGATTTATTCACTCTATCAATAACCGAGCCGGATCTGGTGTATCATAAGGGATTTGCCTTTTCTATTGATTCCTACGGATTGGATCAAAAACAATTCTTGAATGAGGTATTCAACTCTAGGGATGAAtcgaaaaaaaaatctttattgGCTCTACCTCCTTTTTTTTATGAAGAGAATGAATCTTTTTATCGAAGGATCATAAAAAAATGGGTCCGGATCTCCTGCGGAAATGATTTGGAAGatccaaaaccaaaaaaaatggTATTTGCTAGCAACAACCTAAATGTATTGAATCGATTCTTTTTAATGAATAGATCCGATCGCAACTTCGAATATGGAATTCAAAGGGATCAAATAGGAAAGGATACTCTGAATCATAGAACTAGAATGAAATATATGATCAACCAACATTTATCGAATTTGAAAAAGAGTCAGAAGAGATGGTTCGATCCTCTTATTTTGATTTCTCGAACCGAGAGATCCACGAATCGGGATCCTGATGCATATAGATACAAATGGTCCAATGGGAGCAATAATTTCCAGGAACATTTGGACCATTTCGTTTCTGAGCGGAAGAGCCGTTTTCGAGTAGTGTTCGATCGATTACGTATTAATCAATATTCGATTGATTGGTCTGAGGTTATCGACAAAAAAGGTTTGTCTAAGCCATTTCGTTTCTTTTTGTCCAAGTCACTTCTTTTTTTGTCCAAGTCACTTCTTTTTTTGTCcaagtttcttttctttttgtctaaCTCACTTCCTTTTTTCTTTGTGAGTTTCGGGAATATCCCCATTCATAGGTCCGAGATCTACATCTATGAATTGAAAGGTCCGAATGATCAACTCTGCAATCAGTTGTTAGAATCAATAGGTCTTCAAATCGTTcatttgaaaaaattgaaaccCTTCTTATTGGATGATCATGATACTTCCCAAAAATCGAAATTCTTGATCAATGGAGGAACAATATCACCGTTTTTGTTCAATAAGATACCAAAGTGGATGATTTACTCATTCCATACTAGAAATAATCGTAGGAAATCCTTTGCTAACACGGATTCCTATTTCTCAACGATATTTCACGATCAAGACTATTGGCTGAATCCCGTGAAACCATTTCATAGAAGTTCATtgatatcttctttttataaagCAAATCAACTTCGATTCTTGAATAATCCACATCACTTCTGCTTCTATTGTAATAAAAGATTCCCTTTTTATGTGGAAAAGGCCCGTATCAATAATTCTGATTTTACGTATGGACAATTCCTCAATATCTTGTTCATTCACAACAAAATTTTTTCTTTGTGCGTCggtaaaaaaaaacatgcttTTTGGGGGAGAGATACTATTTCACCAATCGAGTCACGGGTATCTAACATATTCATACCTAACGATTTTCCACAAGGTGGTGGTGACGAAACGTATAACTTGTACAAATCTTCCCATTTTCCAAGTCGATCCGATCCATTCGTTCGTAGAGCTATTTACTCGATCGCAGACATTTCTGGAACACCTCTAACAGAGGGACAGATAGTCAATTTTGAAAGAACTTATTGTCAACCTCTTTCAGATCTGAATCTATCTGATTCAGAAGGGAAGAACTCGCATCAGTATCTCAATTTCAATTCAAACATGGGTTTGATTCACACTCCATGTTCTGAGAAATATTTACCATCCGAAAAGAGGAAAAACCGGAGTCTTTTTCTAAAGAAATACGTTGAGAAAGGGCAGATGTATAGAACCTTTCAACGAGATAGTGCTTTTTCAACTCTCTCAAAATGGAATCTATTCCAAACATATATACCATGGTTCCTTACTTCGACAGGGCACAAATATCTAAATTGGATATTTTTAGATACTTTTTCAGGCCTATTGCCGATACACCTATTGCCGATACACCGATTGCCAATACTAAGTAGCAGTCAAAAATTTGTATCCATTTTTCATGATATTATGCATGTATTAGATATATCCTGGCGAATTCTTCAGAAAAAGTTGGGTCTTCCACAACGGAATCCGATACGTAAGATTTCGAGTAAGTGTTTACATAATCTTCTTCTGTCCGAAGAAATGATTCATCGAAATAATGAGTCGCCGTTGATATCGACACACCTGAGATCGCCAAATGTTCGGGAGTTCCTCTATTCAatccttttccttcttcttGTTGCTGGATATCTCGTTCGTACACATCTTATCTTTGTTTCCCGGGCCTCTAGTGAGTTACAGATAGAGTTTGAAAAGGTCAAATCTTTGATGATTTCATCATATATGATTGAGTTGCGAAAACTTCTGGATAGGTATCCTACATCTGAACCGAATTCTTTCTGGTTAAAGAATCTCTTTCTAGTTGCTCTGGAACAATTAGGAGATTCTCTAGAAGAAATATGGGGTTTTGCTTCTGGCGGCAACATGCTATTGGGTGGTGATTCCGCTTATGGGGTCAAATCAATACGTTCTAAGaagaaatatttgaatatcaatCTCATCGATCTCATAAGTATCATACCAAATCCCATCAGTCGAATCACTTTTTCGAGAAATACGAGACATCTAAGTCATACAAGTAAAGAGATCTATTCAttgataagaaaaagaaaaaatgtgAACGGGGATTGGATTGATGATAAAATCGAATCCTGGGTCGCAAACAGTGATTCGATTGATGATGAAGAAAGAGAATTCTTGGTTCAGCTCTCCACCTTAACGACAGAAAAAAGGATTGATCAAATTCTATTGAGTCTGACTCATAGTGATCATTTATCAAAGAATGACTCTGGCTATCAAATGATTGAACAACGGGGAGCAATTTACTTACGATACTTAGTTGACATTCATAAAAAGTATCTAATGAATTATGAGTTCAATACATCCTGTTTAGCAGAAAGACGGATATTCCTTGCTCATTATCAGACAATCACTTATTCACAAACCTCGTGTGGGGCTAATAGTTTTCATTTGCCATCTCATGGAAAACCCTTTTCGCTCCGCTTAGCCTTATCCCCCTCTAGGGGTATTTTAGTGATAGGTTCTATAGGAACTGGACGATCCTATTTGGTCAAATACCTAGCGACAAACTCCTATGTTCCTTTCATTACGGTATTTCTGAACAAGTTCCTGGATAATCTTAGTGAGGATATTGATGCTAGTGAGGATATTGATGCTAGTGAGGATATTGATGCTAGTGAGGATATTGATGCTAGTGACGATATCGATCGTGACCTTCATACGGAGCTGGAATTGCTAACTATGGATATGATGTCGGAAAAAGATCGATTTTATATCACCCTTCAATTCGAATTAGCAAAAGCAATGTCTCCTTGCATAATATGGATTCCAAACATTCATGATCTGGATGTGAATGAGTCAAATTACTTCTCCCTCGGTCTATTAGTGAACCATCTCTCCAGGGATTGTGAAAGGTGTTCCACTAGAAATATTCTTGTTATTGCTTCGACTCATATTCCCCAAAAAGTGGATCCCGCTCTAATAGCTCCGAATAAATTAAATACGTGCATTAAGATACGAAGGCTTCTTATTCCACAACAACGAAAGCACTTTTTCACCCTTTCATATACTAGGGGATTTCGCTTGGAAAAGAAAATGTTCCATACTAATGGATTCGGGTCCATAACCATGGGTTCCAATGCACGAGATCTTGTAGCACTTACCAATGAGGCCCTGTCGATTAGTATTACACAGAAGAAATCAATTATAGACACTAATACAATTAGATCCGCTTTTCATAGACAAACTTGGGATTTGCGATCCCAGGTAAGATCGGTTCAGGATCATGGGATCCTTTTCTATCAGATCGGAAGGGCTGTAGCACAAAATGTACTTCTAAGTAATTGCCCCATAGATcctatatctatctatattaaGAAGAAATCATGTAACGAAGGGGATTCCTATTTGTACAAATGGTACTTCGAACTTGGAACTAGCATGAAGAAATTAACGATACTTCTTTATCTTTTGAGTTGTTCCGCCGGATCGGTCGCTCAAGATCTTTGGTCTCTACCCGGACCCGATGAAAGAAATGGGATCACTTCTTATGGACTCGTTGAGAATGATTCTGATCTAGTTCATGGCCTATTACAAGTAGAAGGCGCTCTGGTGGGATCCTCGCGGACAGAAAAAGATTGCAGTCAGTTTGATAATGATCGAGTGACATTGCTTCTTCGGCCCGAACCAAGGAATCCCTTAGATATGATGCAAAACGGATCTTGTTCTATCCTTGATCAGAGATTTCTCTATGAAAAAAACGAATCGGAGTTTGAAGAAGGGGAAGGGGCTCTCGACCCGCAACAGATAGAGGAGGATTTATTTAATCACATAGTTTGGGCTCCTAGAATATGGCACCCTTGGGGCATTCTATTTGATTGTATCGAAAGGCCCAATGAATTGGGATTTCCCTATTGGTCCAGGTCATTTCGGGGCAAGCGGATCCTTTATGATGAAGAGGATGAGCTTCAAGAGAATGATTCGGAGTTCTTGCAGAGTGGAACCATGCAGTACCAGACACGAGATAGATCTTCCAAAGAACAAGGCTTTTTTCGAATAAGCCAATTCATTTGGGACCCTGCAGATCCACTCTTTGTCCTATTCAAAGATCAGTCCTCTGTCTCTGTGTTTTCACATCGAGAATTATTTGCAGATGAAGAGATGTCAAAGGGGCTTCTTACTTCCCAAACAGATCCTCCTACATCTATATATAAACGCTGGTTTATCAAGAAGACGCAAGAAAAGCACTTTGAATTGTTGATTAATCGCCAGAGATGGTTTAGAACCACTAGTTCATTATCTAATGGATCTTTCCGTTCTAATACTCTATCCGAGAGTTATCAGTATTTATCAAATCTATTCCTATCTAACGGAACTCTATTGGATCAAATGACAAAGACATTATTGAGAAAAAGATGGCTTTTCCCGGATGAAATGAAAATTGGATTCATGGAACAGGAGAAAGATTTCCCATTCCTTAGCCGGAAAGTTATGTGGCCATGA